One window of Perca fluviatilis chromosome 12, GENO_Pfluv_1.0, whole genome shotgun sequence genomic DNA carries:
- the pms1 gene encoding PMS1 protein homolog 1 isoform X1, giving the protein MVPPPTSSTNQVPSIMKQLPPDTVRLLSSSQVITSVVNVVKELMENSLDAGASSIDVKLENYGLDRIEVRDNGQGIKAEDTRVMAVTHFTSKICSHEDLERLETYGFRGEALGSICAVAEVSVITKTEEDDISTQYTLDFTGEIVSQKPSHLGQGTTVSVLKLFKNLPVRRQYYSSTKKCKEELKKMQDLLLAYAIIKPDLRLTLIHNKVVVWQKAKVADHRSALLATLGASAVANLLPCHHHQEQPEIVLDGFFPKPGADYSSTSSSNPDKTFIFVNNRPVHQKDVMKLLRQHYTAQYQDDPARNRYPTAMLKITVPPSSVDVNLTPDKTQVLLHNKEALLTAVEVFLVSLYGYRPNGDPPAEKQLGHETSPSPSSPLQTDASQANNEESVERHGSPANHHGNFLKGASKHGDAALSTAISTAASLDRQTSNGSSSSSVAEDWFVNQIPAGLLSNFALYDDETAQSCTQTEETGSARKSPDRREDNAASSADTSKDQISAEDWSRGTALIDPVSREPLQPVKIHQPTRNNHSDEIKSPSSSDKKMFNAITEKRAALTAYDLISNRALRAPLSPAALFEKEARLEVLREKPTASLQEVGVTVHERWKNLREEDRKKYEEKAKKHLEHHEQRTKMASAEGPRETSRTPQRGQKRKTPLSNQQLLDQLFSAQPQKKMRSPAPKPSQPLPCSLAALRLQLQRLSSQSSAVPRGLRLVNRLASQSAWVILCGQRLMLLNPFRVEEALLFKRLLENNILPAVSLQNPIQLTDGVLGGAEYTEALCNMEKQSPELNGGALFSDPRLVANGFKIQLTPGLTSAERHLEVTAMADCVPFLGVEDLREILTAVVHGKAATVQECRPLKVANYLQGEAVRLGRQLPTNLSRCDVEETLLRMDQQLGESNQTCIHGRAFLQHLCDIPSTDQEAKALLRPLEL; this is encoded by the exons ATGGTACCGCCGCCAACAAGTTCTACGAACCAG GTACCTTCAATCATGAAGCAGCTGCCTCCCGACACTGTGCGGCTGCTTTCCAGCTCCCAGGTCATCACATCTGTGGTGAACGTTGTGAAAGAATTGATGGAAAATTCCCTGGATGCTGGGGCTTCAAGCATTGATGTTAAACTG GAGAACTACGGTTTGGACCGGATAGAAGTGCGTGATAATGGCCAAGGGATCAAAGCCGAAGACACTCGTGTGATGGCCGTGACACATTTCACCTCAAAGATCTGCAGCCACGAGGACCTGGAGCGACTGGAGACATACGGCTTCAGAGGAGAGGCACTGGGCTCCATCTGTGCCGTGGCCGAG GTGTCTGTCATCACGAAGACAGAGGAGGATGACATCAGCACCCAGTACACCCTTGACTTCACAGGGGAGATTGTTTCTCAGAAGCCATCTCACTTAGGTCAAG GTACAACAGTGAGTGTACTGAAGCTCTTCAAGAATCTTCCAGTGAGACGGCAGTACTATTCCTCTACTAAGAAGTGCAAGGAGGAACTGAAGAAAATGCAGGACCTGCTGCTGGCCTACGCCATTATAAAACCTGACTTGAGGCTCACACTCATTCACAATAAG GTGGTGGTCTGGCAGAAGGCCAAAGTGGCCGATCACAGAAGTGCCCTCCTTGCGACACTGGGGGCCAGCGCCGTTGCCAACCTGCTCCCTTGCCACCATCACCAAGAGCAACCAGAG ATTGTTTTAGATGGCTTTTTTCCAAAGCCTGGAGCGGATTACTCTTCTACAAGCTCATCTAACCCTGACAAAACATTTATATTTGTCAACAACCGGCCTGTCCACCAAAAAGATGTAATGAAG TTGTTGCGTCAACACTACACTGCTCAGTATCAGGATGACCCGGCCCGGAACCGTTATCCCACCGCCATGCTTAAAATCACGGTTCCACCATCCTCAGTCGACGTCAATCTGACTCCGGACAAGACCCAGGTTCTTCTTCATAACAAG GAGGCTTTGCTGACTGCAGTAGAGGTATTTCTGGTTTCTCTCTATGGCTATCGGCCCAATGGTGACCCCCCAGCTGAGAAGCAGCTTGGCCATGAGACGTCCCCCTCACCGTCTAGTCCTTTGCAGACTGATGCTTCACAAGCGAACAATGAAGAAAGTGTAGAGAGGCATGGCAGTCCCGCCAACCACCACGGTAACTTCCTCAAAGGTGCATCTAAACACGGTGACGCAGCTCTGTCAACCGCAATAAGCACTGCTGCTTCACTGGACCGCCAGACCTCAAACGGCAGCTCTTCATCCTCTGTAGCGGAGGACTGGTTTGTCAACCAGATCCCAGCTGGGCTTTTGTCTAACTTTGCTCTCTACGATGATGAAACCGCACAGAGCTGCACTCAGACAGAAGAAACGGGCTCAGCAAGGAAGTCCCCTGACAGACGGGAGGACAATGCTGCATCAAGCGCAGACACAAGCAAAGACCAGATATCGGCTGAAGACTGGAGCCGGGGGACGGCTCTGATCGACCCCGTATCACGGGAGCCCCTGCAGCCCGTCAAAATCCATCAACCCACAAGGAACAATCACTCTGACGAGATCAAGAGTCCGAGCAGCTCAGACAAAAAGATGTTCAACGCCATAACAGAGAAGCGGGCTGCTCTGACGGCCTATGACCTGATCAGTAACCGCGCCCTGAGGGCACCGCTGTCTCCCGCCGCCCTATTCGAGAAGGAGGCCAGGCTAGAGGTCCTCAGGGAGAAGCCTACAGCCAGCCTGCAGGAAGTCGGCGTCACCGTTCACGAGAGGTGGAAAAATCTTAGGGAGGAAGATCGTAAGAA GTATGAGGAGAAGGCAAAGAAACACCTGGAACACCACGAGCAAAGGACCAAGATGGCCTCTGCTGAAGGCCCCAGAGAGACGAGTAGGACCCCCCAAAGGGGCCAGAAACGCAAGACCCCACTGTCCAACCAGCAGCTGCTGGACCAGCTCTTCTCTGCACAGCCCCAAAAGAAGATGAGGAGCCCTGCACCCAAGCCCTCGCAGCCCCTCCCCTGCAGCCTAGCTGCCCTTCGGCTGCAGCTTCAGCGCCTTTCATCCCAGAGCAGCGCAGTGCCACGGGGCCTCCGTCTTGTAAACCGGCTGGCCTCTCAGAGCGCCTGGGTCATTTTATGTGGTCAGAGGCTCATGTTGTTAAACCCATTTCGAGTGGAGGAAGCCTTGCTGTTTAAGAGACTCCTAGAGAATAATATACTTCCAGCAGTGAGTCTGCAGAACCCTATACAGCTAACAGATGG TGTTCTAGGGGGAGCTGAATATACTGAGGCTTTGTGCAACATGGAGAAACAAAGCCCTGAGCTAAACGGAGGGGCCCTCTTCTCTGATCCCAGGCTTGTGGCTAATGGGTTTAAAATCCAACTCACTCCAG GCCTCACGTCAGCCGAGAGACATCTGGAAGTGACAGCAATGGCAGACTGCGTGCCTTTCCTCGGTGTGGAGGACCTCAGGGAGATCCTGACTGCAGTTGTTCACGGGAAGGCTGCGACTGTGCAAGAGTGCCGGCCACTTAAAGTCGCAAACTACCTACAA GGTGAAGCAGTGCGACTTGGCCGTCAGTTACCTACAAATTTATCCAGATGTGATGTGGAGGAAACCCTTCTACGGATGGATCAGCAGCTCGGTGAGAGCAACCAGACCTGCATCCATGGACGAGCATTTCTCCAACACCTATGTGACATCCCTTCTACAGACCAGGAAGCCAAAGCTCTGCTGAGGCCTTTAGAGCTATAA
- the pms1 gene encoding PMS1 protein homolog 1 isoform X2 → MKQLPPDTVRLLSSSQVITSVVNVVKELMENSLDAGASSIDVKLENYGLDRIEVRDNGQGIKAEDTRVMAVTHFTSKICSHEDLERLETYGFRGEALGSICAVAEVSVITKTEEDDISTQYTLDFTGEIVSQKPSHLGQGTTVSVLKLFKNLPVRRQYYSSTKKCKEELKKMQDLLLAYAIIKPDLRLTLIHNKVVVWQKAKVADHRSALLATLGASAVANLLPCHHHQEQPEIVLDGFFPKPGADYSSTSSSNPDKTFIFVNNRPVHQKDVMKLLRQHYTAQYQDDPARNRYPTAMLKITVPPSSVDVNLTPDKTQVLLHNKEALLTAVEVFLVSLYGYRPNGDPPAEKQLGHETSPSPSSPLQTDASQANNEESVERHGSPANHHGNFLKGASKHGDAALSTAISTAASLDRQTSNGSSSSSVAEDWFVNQIPAGLLSNFALYDDETAQSCTQTEETGSARKSPDRREDNAASSADTSKDQISAEDWSRGTALIDPVSREPLQPVKIHQPTRNNHSDEIKSPSSSDKKMFNAITEKRAALTAYDLISNRALRAPLSPAALFEKEARLEVLREKPTASLQEVGVTVHERWKNLREEDRKKYEEKAKKHLEHHEQRTKMASAEGPRETSRTPQRGQKRKTPLSNQQLLDQLFSAQPQKKMRSPAPKPSQPLPCSLAALRLQLQRLSSQSSAVPRGLRLVNRLASQSAWVILCGQRLMLLNPFRVEEALLFKRLLENNILPAVSLQNPIQLTDGVLGGAEYTEALCNMEKQSPELNGGALFSDPRLVANGFKIQLTPGLTSAERHLEVTAMADCVPFLGVEDLREILTAVVHGKAATVQECRPLKVANYLQGEAVRLGRQLPTNLSRCDVEETLLRMDQQLGESNQTCIHGRAFLQHLCDIPSTDQEAKALLRPLEL, encoded by the exons ATGAAGCAGCTGCCTCCCGACACTGTGCGGCTGCTTTCCAGCTCCCAGGTCATCACATCTGTGGTGAACGTTGTGAAAGAATTGATGGAAAATTCCCTGGATGCTGGGGCTTCAAGCATTGATGTTAAACTG GAGAACTACGGTTTGGACCGGATAGAAGTGCGTGATAATGGCCAAGGGATCAAAGCCGAAGACACTCGTGTGATGGCCGTGACACATTTCACCTCAAAGATCTGCAGCCACGAGGACCTGGAGCGACTGGAGACATACGGCTTCAGAGGAGAGGCACTGGGCTCCATCTGTGCCGTGGCCGAG GTGTCTGTCATCACGAAGACAGAGGAGGATGACATCAGCACCCAGTACACCCTTGACTTCACAGGGGAGATTGTTTCTCAGAAGCCATCTCACTTAGGTCAAG GTACAACAGTGAGTGTACTGAAGCTCTTCAAGAATCTTCCAGTGAGACGGCAGTACTATTCCTCTACTAAGAAGTGCAAGGAGGAACTGAAGAAAATGCAGGACCTGCTGCTGGCCTACGCCATTATAAAACCTGACTTGAGGCTCACACTCATTCACAATAAG GTGGTGGTCTGGCAGAAGGCCAAAGTGGCCGATCACAGAAGTGCCCTCCTTGCGACACTGGGGGCCAGCGCCGTTGCCAACCTGCTCCCTTGCCACCATCACCAAGAGCAACCAGAG ATTGTTTTAGATGGCTTTTTTCCAAAGCCTGGAGCGGATTACTCTTCTACAAGCTCATCTAACCCTGACAAAACATTTATATTTGTCAACAACCGGCCTGTCCACCAAAAAGATGTAATGAAG TTGTTGCGTCAACACTACACTGCTCAGTATCAGGATGACCCGGCCCGGAACCGTTATCCCACCGCCATGCTTAAAATCACGGTTCCACCATCCTCAGTCGACGTCAATCTGACTCCGGACAAGACCCAGGTTCTTCTTCATAACAAG GAGGCTTTGCTGACTGCAGTAGAGGTATTTCTGGTTTCTCTCTATGGCTATCGGCCCAATGGTGACCCCCCAGCTGAGAAGCAGCTTGGCCATGAGACGTCCCCCTCACCGTCTAGTCCTTTGCAGACTGATGCTTCACAAGCGAACAATGAAGAAAGTGTAGAGAGGCATGGCAGTCCCGCCAACCACCACGGTAACTTCCTCAAAGGTGCATCTAAACACGGTGACGCAGCTCTGTCAACCGCAATAAGCACTGCTGCTTCACTGGACCGCCAGACCTCAAACGGCAGCTCTTCATCCTCTGTAGCGGAGGACTGGTTTGTCAACCAGATCCCAGCTGGGCTTTTGTCTAACTTTGCTCTCTACGATGATGAAACCGCACAGAGCTGCACTCAGACAGAAGAAACGGGCTCAGCAAGGAAGTCCCCTGACAGACGGGAGGACAATGCTGCATCAAGCGCAGACACAAGCAAAGACCAGATATCGGCTGAAGACTGGAGCCGGGGGACGGCTCTGATCGACCCCGTATCACGGGAGCCCCTGCAGCCCGTCAAAATCCATCAACCCACAAGGAACAATCACTCTGACGAGATCAAGAGTCCGAGCAGCTCAGACAAAAAGATGTTCAACGCCATAACAGAGAAGCGGGCTGCTCTGACGGCCTATGACCTGATCAGTAACCGCGCCCTGAGGGCACCGCTGTCTCCCGCCGCCCTATTCGAGAAGGAGGCCAGGCTAGAGGTCCTCAGGGAGAAGCCTACAGCCAGCCTGCAGGAAGTCGGCGTCACCGTTCACGAGAGGTGGAAAAATCTTAGGGAGGAAGATCGTAAGAA GTATGAGGAGAAGGCAAAGAAACACCTGGAACACCACGAGCAAAGGACCAAGATGGCCTCTGCTGAAGGCCCCAGAGAGACGAGTAGGACCCCCCAAAGGGGCCAGAAACGCAAGACCCCACTGTCCAACCAGCAGCTGCTGGACCAGCTCTTCTCTGCACAGCCCCAAAAGAAGATGAGGAGCCCTGCACCCAAGCCCTCGCAGCCCCTCCCCTGCAGCCTAGCTGCCCTTCGGCTGCAGCTTCAGCGCCTTTCATCCCAGAGCAGCGCAGTGCCACGGGGCCTCCGTCTTGTAAACCGGCTGGCCTCTCAGAGCGCCTGGGTCATTTTATGTGGTCAGAGGCTCATGTTGTTAAACCCATTTCGAGTGGAGGAAGCCTTGCTGTTTAAGAGACTCCTAGAGAATAATATACTTCCAGCAGTGAGTCTGCAGAACCCTATACAGCTAACAGATGG TGTTCTAGGGGGAGCTGAATATACTGAGGCTTTGTGCAACATGGAGAAACAAAGCCCTGAGCTAAACGGAGGGGCCCTCTTCTCTGATCCCAGGCTTGTGGCTAATGGGTTTAAAATCCAACTCACTCCAG GCCTCACGTCAGCCGAGAGACATCTGGAAGTGACAGCAATGGCAGACTGCGTGCCTTTCCTCGGTGTGGAGGACCTCAGGGAGATCCTGACTGCAGTTGTTCACGGGAAGGCTGCGACTGTGCAAGAGTGCCGGCCACTTAAAGTCGCAAACTACCTACAA GGTGAAGCAGTGCGACTTGGCCGTCAGTTACCTACAAATTTATCCAGATGTGATGTGGAGGAAACCCTTCTACGGATGGATCAGCAGCTCGGTGAGAGCAACCAGACCTGCATCCATGGACGAGCATTTCTCCAACACCTATGTGACATCCCTTCTACAGACCAGGAAGCCAAAGCTCTGCTGAGGCCTTTAGAGCTATAA